In Caproicibacterium amylolyticum, a genomic segment contains:
- a CDS encoding carbohydrate ABC transporter permease has translation MAEKIVSIKRHKRPQTTADRVFTVCNTIFLILFIAVTLYPVLNTLAISFNNATDALRGGIYLWPREFTLYNYQTVLAKQTLMTGLWNSVARTVLGTVLGLFITALLAFMCSRPKYLLKKQMNLFWVITMYVNGGMIPIFLIYKSMGLTNSFWVYIIPGLTGAFNLLVIRSYMEGLPISLEESAQLDGAGYMTIFVKITLPLCMPVLATVALFIAVGHWNSWFDAMLYNRVSSQYTTLQYELMKLLSSVTGSGAGSSASVDTMKNSGANAVTPASIRAASSIITMVPIVCLYPFLQRYFVTGMTLGAVKE, from the coding sequence ATGGCTGAAAAAATAGTTTCAATCAAAAGACATAAGCGCCCACAAACAACAGCAGACCGTGTGTTTACTGTATGTAATACGATTTTTTTGATTTTATTCATTGCGGTAACGCTGTATCCGGTTCTGAATACACTTGCAATTTCTTTCAACAATGCAACAGATGCCCTCCGCGGCGGCATTTACCTTTGGCCGCGTGAATTTACGCTTTACAACTACCAGACCGTACTTGCCAAGCAGACACTGATGACCGGCCTTTGGAACAGTGTTGCTCGTACGGTTCTGGGTACGGTTTTGGGATTGTTTATTACCGCGCTGCTGGCATTCATGTGCAGCCGCCCGAAATATTTGCTGAAAAAGCAGATGAATCTTTTTTGGGTAATTACCATGTACGTTAACGGCGGCATGATCCCGATTTTCCTCATCTATAAAAGCATGGGGCTGACCAATTCCTTCTGGGTATATATTATTCCGGGCCTGACCGGCGCCTTTAACCTGCTGGTCATCCGCAGCTACATGGAGGGCCTGCCAATTAGTCTGGAAGAGTCTGCCCAGCTGGACGGCGCAGGTTATATGACGATTTTTGTAAAGATTACCCTTCCGCTGTGCATGCCGGTTCTGGCTACCGTTGCACTGTTCATTGCAGTTGGGCACTGGAACAGCTGGTTTGACGCCATGCTTTACAATCGCGTCAGTTCGCAGTATACTACACTGCAGTATGAGTTGATGAAACTGCTTTCCTCTGTTACCGGTTCCGGTGCAGGCAGTTCAGCTTCGGTAGATACCATGAAGAACAGCGGCGCAAATGCAGTTACACCTGCGTCTATCCGCGCGGCTTCTTCCATTATTACGATGGTGCCGATTGTCTGCCTGTATCCGTTCCTGCAGCGGTACTTTGTTACCGGCATGACACTGGGCGCAGTGAAAGAATAA
- a CDS encoding ABC transporter permease has product MAVNAEVSTKKQIKKEHREAWLKEAKNQRVLLILSIPFFIYGFVFCYLPLIGWIMGFQNFKARDGLFGSKFVGLKVFQKLFQDSAFWETVRNTLAMSILNLVLGTVFAIAFAILLNEVRCLPGKKFVQTVSYLPHFLSWVVACGILLDTLGSTGIVNDLLVKLHVVSDPINFFAQPTWFWWIEAFAMVWKETGWNAIIYLAAITAIDPSLYEAVSIDGGGRWARIRHVTLPGISTTIIILLIMNIGNVLNAGFEVQYLLGNDVVRNFSQTIDIYVLKWGISQNDFSLGTAAGIFKSAVSIVLIVIANQVAKRTSDTRLF; this is encoded by the coding sequence ATGGCTGTAAACGCCGAAGTATCAACAAAAAAACAGATTAAAAAGGAACACAGGGAAGCCTGGCTTAAAGAGGCAAAAAATCAGCGGGTTCTTTTGATTCTGTCTATTCCGTTCTTCATTTATGGTTTTGTTTTCTGCTATCTGCCGCTGATTGGCTGGATTATGGGCTTTCAAAACTTCAAAGCTCGTGATGGCCTGTTTGGTTCTAAATTTGTAGGTTTGAAAGTATTCCAGAAGCTGTTTCAGGATTCTGCTTTTTGGGAAACTGTGCGAAATACCCTTGCCATGAGCATTCTGAACCTGGTGCTCGGCACCGTTTTTGCAATCGCGTTCGCAATCCTGCTGAACGAAGTGCGCTGCCTGCCGGGCAAAAAGTTTGTGCAGACGGTTTCCTACCTGCCGCACTTCCTTTCCTGGGTCGTTGCCTGCGGCATTCTGCTGGACACACTTGGCAGTACCGGCATTGTAAATGACCTGCTTGTAAAATTGCATGTTGTTTCAGACCCCATCAATTTCTTTGCACAACCGACCTGGTTTTGGTGGATTGAAGCATTTGCAATGGTCTGGAAAGAGACCGGCTGGAACGCGATTATCTACCTTGCCGCAATTACCGCGATTGATCCCAGTCTTTATGAAGCGGTTTCCATCGACGGCGGCGGCCGCTGGGCAAGGATCCGCCACGTGACTTTGCCGGGCATTTCAACCACCATTATTATCCTTCTGATTATGAACATCGGCAATGTGCTGAATGCCGGATTTGAGGTACAGTACCTGCTGGGCAATGACGTTGTGCGCAACTTCTCACAGACAATCGATATTTACGTGTTGAAATGGGGCATCAGCCAGAATGACTTTTCACTTGGCACCGCTGCCGGTATTTTCAAGAGCGCGGTCAGCATTGTCCTGATTGTCATTGCAAACCAAGTGGCAAAGCGCACAAGCGATACCAGATTGTTTTAA
- a CDS encoding glycoside hydrolase family 43 protein encodes METKQTVQNPILWTDYPDLDVIRVEDTYYMVSTTMHFMPGAVILRSYDLLHWEIASYVYDTLDSTPAQRLQGEKTIYGQGMWAASIRRHNGKFYICFVANDTHKTYLYQSEKIEGPWKKQNIAGFYHDNSLLFDDDGKIYIVYGNTEIHLTELCSDLSGPKPGGLDRIIVQDKENVCLGYEGSHIYKINGHYYVFFIHWLADGSKRRVEACFYADSLTGEFTGGNVLDDDLGYFNAGVAQGGIVDTPDGKWYAMLFQDRGAVGRVPVLVPVKWENDFPVLGVNGKVPQQLTAESTRPGYSYSPLAGSDNFQCQPDSCSNVHLKSFWQWNHEPNNSLWSVTERPGHFRITSGKCCSSVEHAVNTLTQRMWGPACSACVTLDASELQDGDCAGLCAFQGCYGYIAVAKDDGQYFLVMTEKKAENASAQGQPGTPPTEVARIPLDNPVVQLKLHVDFENEKDEAEFFYKEQSTWRKLGITHKLYFKLDHFTGCRFALFLFSEKMSGGTADFSNFEYSCETAD; translated from the coding sequence ATGGAAACCAAACAGACAGTCCAAAATCCGATTTTATGGACCGATTATCCGGATCTCGATGTCATTCGCGTGGAGGATACCTATTATATGGTGAGTACCACTATGCACTTTATGCCAGGTGCGGTGATTCTGCGTTCCTATGATTTGCTTCACTGGGAAATAGCTTCTTATGTCTATGATACACTGGACAGCACGCCGGCACAGCGGCTGCAGGGGGAAAAGACCATATACGGGCAGGGAATGTGGGCGGCTTCCATTCGCCGGCATAACGGTAAGTTTTACATCTGTTTTGTCGCCAATGACACACATAAGACCTACCTGTATCAATCTGAAAAAATTGAGGGGCCGTGGAAGAAGCAGAATATTGCAGGATTCTATCATGACAATTCCTTGCTTTTTGATGATGACGGAAAAATTTACATTGTTTACGGCAATACAGAAATTCACCTGACAGAACTTTGCAGTGATTTGAGCGGTCCCAAACCAGGCGGACTGGACAGAATAATCGTTCAGGACAAGGAAAATGTCTGCCTTGGCTACGAAGGTTCCCATATTTATAAAATTAACGGGCACTATTATGTTTTCTTCATCCATTGGCTGGCTGATGGTTCCAAGCGGCGTGTGGAGGCCTGCTTTTATGCGGACTCCCTTACCGGCGAGTTTACTGGCGGAAACGTGCTGGACGATGACCTCGGTTACTTCAACGCTGGTGTTGCGCAGGGCGGCATTGTGGATACTCCGGATGGAAAGTGGTACGCTATGCTGTTTCAGGACCGCGGGGCGGTCGGCCGCGTACCGGTGCTGGTGCCGGTGAAGTGGGAGAATGACTTTCCAGTGTTAGGCGTAAATGGCAAAGTGCCACAACAGTTGACGGCGGAAAGTACCCGTCCCGGCTATTCCTACAGCCCACTTGCGGGGAGTGATAATTTTCAGTGTCAGCCAGACAGCTGCAGCAATGTTCATCTGAAAAGTTTCTGGCAGTGGAACCATGAACCGAATAACAGCCTGTGGTCAGTTACAGAGCGTCCCGGCCATTTCCGCATTACTTCCGGCAAATGCTGCAGCAGTGTAGAGCATGCTGTCAATACGCTGACACAGCGGATGTGGGGTCCAGCCTGCAGCGCTTGTGTGACCTTGGACGCATCCGAGCTGCAAGATGGTGACTGCGCTGGGCTCTGCGCGTTTCAGGGTTGTTATGGGTACATTGCGGTTGCCAAAGATGATGGGCAGTACTTTTTGGTGATGACGGAAAAGAAAGCGGAGAATGCATCCGCACAAGGGCAGCCGGGAACACCCCCGACTGAGGTTGCACGGATACCGCTTGACAATCCTGTTGTGCAGCTAAAACTGCATGTTGACTTTGAAAATGAAAAGGACGAAGCGGAGTTTTTCTACAAAGAGCAGAGCACGTGGAGAAAACTCGGTATCACGCATAAGCTGTATTTCAAATTAGACCATTTTACCGGCTGCCGATTTGCACTGTTTTTGTTTTCTGAAAAAATGAGCGGCGGTACAGCTGACTTTTCAAATTTTGAGTATTCCTGTGAAACAGCAGACTGA
- a CDS encoding flavodoxin family protein: MAKIVMLVGSPRKHGNTDTLAHAFLEGIDQKKNSIAVISIPDIKVKGCVGCNYCYRDAEHRCALQDDMQQIYQELSAAEVLVVATPIYFYGIPSQLKAVIDRLHNPIRGTFRLKKLVLLAVCADETQEVFDSVKAMYRSTLRYFSLENAGCLTVTGVSEKGDIAGNPALEEARRLGVSL, from the coding sequence ATGGCAAAAATCGTTATGCTCGTTGGAAGTCCGAGAAAGCACGGTAATACCGACACACTGGCACACGCTTTTCTGGAAGGAATTGATCAAAAGAAAAATAGTATTGCAGTGATTTCCATTCCGGATATCAAGGTAAAAGGCTGTGTCGGGTGTAATTACTGTTATCGGGATGCAGAACACCGATGTGCGCTGCAGGACGATATGCAGCAGATTTATCAGGAGCTTTCTGCCGCGGAAGTACTGGTTGTGGCAACACCAATTTATTTTTATGGGATTCCGTCGCAGCTGAAAGCGGTGATTGACCGGCTGCACAACCCCATTCGTGGGACATTCCGGCTCAAAAAGCTGGTCTTGCTTGCGGTTTGCGCGGATGAGACACAGGAAGTTTTTGATTCCGTAAAAGCGATGTACCGCTCGACACTGCGGTATTTTTCCCTGGAAAACGCCGGCTGCCTGACCGTGACGGGTGTATCTGAAAAAGGCGATATTGCGGGAAACCCTGCACTGGAAGAAGCGCGCAGGCTGGGCGTTTCGCTGTAA
- a CDS encoding PhzF family isomerase, translated as MRKYSCYQVDAFTNEKLAGNPAGVVLNAGDLTAEEMQKIAREFNNSETAFLVPECGKPYDVTIHYFTPTKEVPICGHATIAAHYAAAVENQLDTCRIFQKTGAGVLPVDIIHHNGDYRIVMTQGKIEFGPVLDGKNLEKLLAALHLSQSDLLKDYPVQIVSTGHSKVMIGIRDSALLNCLQPQLQALEELSGMIQCNGYYVFTIDEAGSSLIHGRMFAPAIGIAEDPVTGNANGPLGAYLVHYGKVDCSGSEFLFQARQGEAMHRPGTIGVRVSIENGEPACVQVTGGAVIAFHTELLL; from the coding sequence ATGCGGAAATACAGCTGCTATCAGGTGGACGCTTTCACAAATGAAAAGTTGGCGGGAAATCCAGCAGGAGTCGTATTGAATGCGGGTGATCTTACGGCAGAGGAAATGCAGAAAATTGCAAGAGAGTTCAATAATTCGGAAACGGCATTTTTGGTGCCGGAATGTGGAAAGCCGTATGATGTTACAATACACTATTTCACGCCGACAAAAGAGGTACCAATCTGCGGGCATGCTACGATTGCTGCACATTATGCTGCGGCAGTTGAAAACCAGTTGGATACTTGCCGGATTTTTCAGAAAACCGGTGCCGGAGTACTGCCTGTTGACATCATTCATCACAACGGAGATTACCGGATTGTTATGACACAGGGAAAAATTGAATTTGGACCGGTTTTGGACGGTAAAAATTTAGAAAAATTGTTGGCGGCACTTCACCTCTCACAAAGTGATTTGCTGAAAGATTATCCGGTACAGATTGTTTCAACCGGGCACTCCAAAGTAATGATTGGAATTCGGGACAGTGCTTTGCTGAATTGTTTGCAGCCGCAATTACAGGCATTGGAAGAGTTAAGCGGAATGATTCAATGTAATGGCTACTACGTTTTTACGATTGATGAAGCTGGGTCTTCGCTGATTCATGGCAGAATGTTTGCGCCAGCTATTGGAATTGCCGAGGACCCTGTTACAGGGAATGCCAACGGACCGTTGGGAGCGTATTTGGTGCATTACGGAAAAGTAGACTGCAGCGGTTCCGAATTTCTGTTTCAGGCGCGGCAAGGAGAGGCTATGCACCGACCTGGTACAATCGGCGTGCGGGTCAGCATTGAAAACGGAGAACCGGCTTGTGTACAGGTGACCGGGGGTGCGGTCATCGCATTTCACACGGAATTGCTGCTGTAA
- a CDS encoding ABC-F family ATP-binding cassette domain-containing protein codes for MLLSAEHISKNYGTKQLLEDTSCYLNEKDKIGIIGINGTGKSTLLKVLAGVEQPDEGSVTVQRGICVSFLPQNPEMQDDNTVLQQALAGITKNCPPVNEYEVKSVLTKLGMTDYEAKIGTLSGGQKKRVALASALCCSADVLILDEPTNHLDSDMVIWLEERLVRFTGGLIMVTHDRYFLERVVNHITELSHGKLYTYEANYAKYLQLRAERQDMEEASERKRQAFLRREYQWIMRGARARGTKSRGRIEKFNSVREQDMPTTDDSVQMMTVSSRLGKKLIELADVSKSFDGKRVIDHFSYNIKRNDRIGIIGRNGAGKSTLMNLIAGVLQPDEGTVEIGSTVKIGYFTQEGREMDPNQLVYNFISEIAGEVKTEEGTFSAAQMLERFLFTSDLQYTPIGKLSGGERRRLYLLSILIAAPNILLLDEPTNDLDIETLTILEDYLMTFSGAVLAVSHDRYFLDKVAETLFEVTGSGNVIEHNGNFADYLDEHAAEEAAQKEKQAVAKPKQSAQPQKPKKLKLSFNEQFELKTIDDEVAVLETKVSEKEKEVQAAGSDYVKLLELTQQLEDLKKQLEEKNDRWLYLNELVEEIEAQKE; via the coding sequence ATGTTATTATCTGCTGAACACATTTCAAAAAATTACGGAACCAAACAACTGCTGGAGGACACCTCCTGCTATTTAAATGAAAAAGATAAAATTGGCATTATCGGCATTAACGGTACGGGCAAAAGCACGCTGCTGAAAGTTTTGGCGGGTGTGGAACAGCCGGATGAGGGCAGCGTGACCGTACAGCGCGGCATCTGCGTTTCTTTTCTGCCGCAGAATCCTGAAATGCAGGATGACAACACAGTTTTGCAGCAGGCATTGGCAGGGATTACGAAAAACTGCCCGCCTGTGAATGAATATGAAGTAAAGTCCGTACTTACCAAACTCGGAATGACGGATTATGAAGCGAAAATCGGCACGCTCTCCGGCGGGCAAAAAAAGCGCGTTGCGCTTGCTTCGGCGCTGTGCTGCTCCGCGGATGTCCTGATTCTGGACGAACCAACCAACCATCTGGACAGCGACATGGTTATCTGGCTGGAGGAACGGCTGGTACGCTTTACCGGTGGGCTGATTATGGTAACGCATGACCGCTATTTTCTGGAACGTGTGGTGAACCATATTACAGAACTTTCGCATGGCAAACTGTATACGTATGAAGCAAATTACGCCAAGTATCTGCAGCTGCGCGCGGAGCGGCAGGATATGGAAGAAGCAAGTGAGCGCAAGCGGCAGGCATTCCTGCGGCGGGAGTACCAGTGGATTATGCGCGGCGCACGGGCAAGGGGCACCAAAAGCCGCGGCCGCATTGAAAAATTTAATTCTGTCAGGGAGCAGGACATGCCCACCACGGATGACAGCGTGCAGATGATGACAGTTTCGAGCAGACTGGGGAAAAAACTGATCGAGCTTGCTGACGTTTCCAAATCTTTTGACGGGAAACGTGTGATTGACCATTTTTCGTACAACATCAAGCGGAATGACCGTATTGGTATTATCGGCAGGAACGGTGCGGGCAAGTCCACACTAATGAACCTGATTGCCGGCGTACTCCAGCCGGACGAGGGTACAGTTGAGATTGGCTCCACAGTCAAAATCGGCTACTTCACACAGGAAGGCCGGGAGATGGACCCCAACCAGCTGGTGTACAATTTTATCAGCGAGATTGCCGGTGAGGTCAAAACCGAGGAGGGCACTTTTTCGGCCGCACAGATGCTGGAACGCTTTCTCTTTACATCGGATTTGCAATATACACCGATTGGCAAGCTGAGCGGCGGTGAGCGGCGCAGGCTTTATCTGCTCAGTATTCTGATTGCGGCACCGAACATTCTGCTGCTGGACGAACCGACCAATGATTTGGATATTGAAACCTTGACGATTCTGGAAGACTACCTAATGACTTTTTCAGGTGCTGTGCTTGCGGTGTCGCATGACCGTTATTTCTTGGATAAAGTCGCTGAAACGCTTTTTGAAGTAACCGGCAGCGGAAACGTAATTGAACACAACGGCAACTTTGCGGACTATTTGGATGAACACGCGGCAGAGGAAGCAGCCCAGAAGGAGAAACAGGCCGTGGCAAAGCCGAAGCAGAGCGCACAGCCGCAGAAGCCCAAAAAGCTGAAGCTTTCCTTTAACGAGCAGTTTGAACTTAAAACGATAGATGACGAAGTTGCGGTACTGGAAACCAAGGTAAGTGAAAAAGAAAAGGAAGTGCAGGCGGCGGGCAGCGACTATGTAAAGCTGCTGGAATTGACACAGCAGCTGGAAGATTTGAAAAAGCAGCTGGAAGAAAAAAATGACCGCTGGCTGTATTTGAATGAGCTTGTGGAAGAAATTGAAGCGCAAAAAGAATAA
- a CDS encoding glycosyl hydrolase family 8, with protein sequence MKGAFETGVYRNVFSEYGYSEKEIRQRLEKIFQTMFYGTEEERIYHPVGSNMGYMEDTGNHDARTEGMSYGMMMCVQLNKKEEFDRLWKWAKTYMYMESGVNAGYFAWSCAVDGTKNAWGPAPDGEEYFAMALLFASHRWGDGTGIFNYSEQARTLLHICIHKGENGMQGRAMWDSQNHLIRFIPEVDFTDPSYHLPHFYELFALWAEEADRPFWKAAAQASRAYLKKACHPVTGLSAEYSEFDGSPHVEKPGRWGGRHDWYYSDAYRTVANVALDYSWFAADSWAVQETDRLQKFFCETVRENPIGIYAIDGTVLEGKALHPVAMTAVNAQASLAAQGSFARQCVENFWNTPLRAGDRRYYDNCLYLFAFLALSGNYRIW encoded by the coding sequence ATGAAAGGCGCATTTGAAACCGGAGTTTATCGGAATGTCTTTTCTGAATACGGCTATTCAGAAAAAGAAATCCGGCAGCGTCTGGAAAAAATCTTTCAGACCATGTTTTACGGCACAGAAGAAGAACGCATTTATCATCCGGTCGGCAGTAATATGGGTTACATGGAAGACACAGGCAACCATGATGCACGCACAGAAGGTATGTCCTACGGCATGATGATGTGCGTGCAGCTGAATAAGAAAGAGGAGTTTGACCGCCTGTGGAAATGGGCGAAAACTTATATGTACATGGAGTCAGGAGTAAATGCCGGGTATTTTGCGTGGTCCTGCGCGGTGGATGGAACCAAAAACGCATGGGGTCCTGCACCGGATGGCGAAGAGTACTTTGCAATGGCACTTCTGTTTGCTTCTCACCGCTGGGGCGATGGAACGGGCATTTTCAACTATAGTGAACAAGCGCGCACATTGCTGCATATCTGTATCCACAAGGGGGAAAATGGTATGCAGGGCCGCGCTATGTGGGATTCCCAAAATCATCTGATTCGCTTTATTCCTGAAGTGGACTTTACAGATCCCTCTTACCATCTGCCACACTTTTACGAGCTCTTTGCTTTGTGGGCAGAGGAGGCAGACCGGCCCTTCTGGAAAGCCGCCGCGCAGGCAAGCCGTGCGTACCTGAAAAAAGCCTGCCATCCGGTTACCGGTTTAAGTGCAGAGTATTCGGAATTTGACGGTTCTCCACATGTGGAGAAGCCCGGACGCTGGGGCGGCCGGCACGACTGGTATTACAGCGATGCCTACCGTACCGTTGCCAATGTAGCACTGGACTACAGCTGGTTTGCCGCGGACAGCTGGGCAGTACAGGAAACGGACCGCCTGCAGAAATTTTTCTGCGAGACTGTGCGGGAAAATCCGATTGGAATCTATGCTATTGATGGAACTGTGCTGGAGGGGAAGGCACTGCATCCGGTCGCCATGACAGCGGTGAATGCACAGGCGAGTCTTGCGGCACAGGGCAGTTTTGCACGGCAGTGTGTGGAAAACTTTTGGAATACACCGCTGCGTGCTGGCGACCGCCGCTATTATGATAATTGCTTGTATTTATTTGCATTCCTCGCGCTCAGCGGCAATTACCGTATCTGGTAA
- a CDS encoding winged helix-turn-helix transcriptional regulator — MAVNRKFSNSENHQKDFTCSIGYAMTVIGSKWRAVILWHILKEPHIRYSRLKKQIPNISDKILAQELHCLLENALIERIAFAQVPPRVEYIPTERGRSLQEILIKLCEWGKKMGRDFK, encoded by the coding sequence GTGGCAGTAAACAGGAAATTTTCAAATTCAGAAAATCATCAAAAAGACTTCACCTGCTCCATTGGTTATGCAATGACAGTGATCGGCAGCAAATGGCGCGCAGTCATTCTGTGGCATATCCTGAAAGAACCTCATATTCGATACAGCAGACTTAAAAAGCAGATTCCAAACATCAGCGATAAAATTTTAGCACAGGAACTGCACTGTCTGCTGGAGAATGCATTAATTGAACGTATCGCTTTTGCGCAAGTGCCCCCGCGGGTTGAGTACATTCCAACTGAGCGCGGCCGATCACTTCAAGAAATCCTGATCAAGCTCTGCGAATGGGGTAAAAAAATGGGCAGAGATTTTAAATAA